Below is a genomic region from Sphingopyxis terrae subsp. terrae NBRC 15098.
TCGTGACGCGCGTCCCCGACCGTCCGGGCGGCGTCGCCAACATCTTCGGCCCGCTCGCCGCCGCGGGGATCAACGTCGACATGATCATCCAGAACGTCGGCCGCGACAAGGGCGAGACCGACGTGACCTTCACCGTTCCCGCCGCCGACCTCTTGCGGTCGATCGACCTGCTCGAAGCCGCGAAGGACAAGATCGGCTTCAACCGCATCCTGTCGGACGACAAGGTCGCAAAGATCAGCGTCGTCGGCGTCGGCATGAAGAGCCACGCGGGCGTCGCCAGCACGATGTTCCGCGCGCTCGCCGATCGCGGCATCAACATCCAGGCGATCTCGACCAGCGAGATCAAGGTCAGCGTGCTGATCGACGAGGATGAAACCGAACTCGCGGTGCGCGTGCTCCACACCGCCTACGGCCTCGACGCCGACTGATTGCGGCCCGCAGGGGAGGCTTCGGCGGCCGGGCCGGTCAGTCCTTGTCGCCGATCTCGACCAAGCCGTGGCCGACGCTGACGCGTTCGTCGAAGACGAAACAGCTGCCCTGCCAGCGGCTGTCGGCCTCCGGTATCTGCTCCAGATAGGCGAGGATGCCGCCTTTCAGGTGAACGACATCGGCGACGCCTTCGCTTTTCAGGAAGGCGGTCGATTTTTCGCAGCGAATGCCGCCGGTGCAGAACATCGCGACGCGCTTCCCGGCGAAATCGGCGGCATGGTCGCGCCACCAGCCGGGAAAATCGCCGAAGCTTTTCGTCTGCGGGTTCACCGCGCCCGCGAAGCTGCCATAGCCGACCTCGAAATCGTTGCGCGTGTCGATGACGATCGTGTCGGGATCGTCGATCACCGCATTCCAGTCGGCCGGCGCGACATAGGCACCCACCTCGCGCGCCGGGTCGACCCCCGGCACCTTCATCGTCACGATTTCCTTTTTCAGCCGCACCTTCAGCCGCTGAAAGGGCATGGCTGCGGCGGATGAATATTTGACGTCGAGCTCGGCGCAGCCGGGCAGCGCGCGG
It encodes:
- the trhO gene encoding oxygen-dependent tRNA uridine(34) hydroxylase TrhO — translated: MTFTVAALYRFAPFDDPAALRAPLLDLCAAQGVKGTLLLAREGVNGTIAGSAEGIAAVIAHIRALPGCAELDVKYSSAAAMPFQRLKVRLKKEIVTMKVPGVDPAREVGAYVAPADWNAVIDDPDTIVIDTRNDFEVGYGSFAGAVNPQTKSFGDFPGWWRDHAADFAGKRVAMFCTGGIRCEKSTAFLKSEGVADVVHLKGGILAYLEQIPEADSRWQGSCFVFDERVSVGHGLVEIGDKD